The proteins below are encoded in one region of Clostridium fermenticellae:
- a CDS encoding YhgE/Pip domain-containing protein: MLKHIIKIFKKDMKNVFKNPITTLIVTGVCILPSLYAWVNIKACWDPYGNAKNIPVAIVNEDNGINIMGKYINAGNKIVEKLKNNHKIGWKFVNSKNADMGIVDGTYYAIIKIPANFSKDLTSLTSPSPTKPEIEYKVNTKNSPVAIKITDSARNSLTDQIKSNFVYTVNESIFSSLNPIAKDIYSNKQSIINLKDSIIKLSDNIDIISNILSSINSNSNGLNSILKNIESTIPLSNSNISSIEDNNYSTNSSILSIQSEMNDSFSNIELNLETAKSDICRIQELIQTLNLSSSNSKHINVDITIDKIENEIDISYNRISRIINFLTKVNYVIKNVHISNFINSMKNIKNTLSSEKNKINNIKQQFDNTANINKSLLDSTANDIANLYNKLTDEIYDYNNNVKNNLNLLSNEMIESTKQASSLLELSKKFNTYGENSINTLLNGTQLTAQSSNKLNNRLYDFKNQINNLANKLKLTNNNDIIQILTILQDDPSLIGNFISNPFNIKEQNIYTISNFGSAMAPAYTTLAIWVGSIVLVAIFKTDADRFKGDENFTPKERYLGKMSTFIAFALTQGFVVAFGDRFLINVQMANTFLAIIVALISAFTFTVITYTLVSIFGNGGKAMSIILIITQIFGSGATYPIQLDPHIFQIIQPLLPFTYSVSGFREAIAGPLVSSVFIDFTFMILTSIFFIILGLFLKKPLQNKIYKIKTNLKKSGIGD; the protein is encoded by the coding sequence ATGTTAAAACACATAATTAAAATTTTTAAAAAAGATATGAAAAATGTATTTAAGAACCCAATAACAACTTTAATTGTTACAGGTGTATGTATTCTTCCTTCTCTATATGCATGGGTTAACATAAAGGCCTGCTGGGATCCATACGGAAACGCAAAAAATATTCCTGTTGCCATAGTTAACGAAGATAATGGCATAAACATTATGGGAAAATATATAAATGCCGGCAATAAAATAGTTGAAAAATTAAAAAATAATCATAAAATAGGATGGAAATTTGTTAATTCAAAAAATGCAGATATGGGAATCGTTGATGGTACATATTATGCAATTATAAAAATTCCTGCAAATTTTTCAAAGGACTTAACTAGCTTAACATCACCCTCACCTACAAAACCTGAAATCGAATATAAAGTAAATACCAAAAACAGCCCTGTAGCTATCAAAATAACTGATTCAGCAAGAAATTCTTTAACAGACCAAATAAAATCAAACTTTGTATATACAGTAAATGAAAGTATATTTTCTTCACTAAATCCAATTGCAAAGGACATATACTCTAATAAACAAAGTATTATAAATTTAAAAGATTCAATAATAAAACTAAGTGATAATATAGATATTATATCTAATATTTTATCAAGCATAAATAGTAACTCAAATGGATTAAATTCTATACTCAAGAACATAGAATCAACTATCCCATTATCAAATTCAAATATATCCTCAATTGAAGATAATAATTATAGTACTAATTCATCAATATTATCAATTCAATCCGAAATGAATGATTCTTTTTCTAATATTGAATTAAATTTAGAAACAGCAAAATCAGATATATGCAGAATTCAAGAATTAATACAAACATTAAATTTATCATCCTCGAATTCAAAACATATAAATGTAGACATTACAATTGATAAAATAGAAAATGAAATTGATATATCGTATAATAGAATTTCCCGCATAATTAACTTTCTAACAAAAGTTAATTATGTTATTAAGAATGTGCATATATCTAATTTTATAAATTCAATGAAAAATATAAAAAACACACTTAGTTCAGAAAAAAATAAAATAAACAATATAAAGCAGCAATTTGATAACACAGCTAATATAAATAAATCACTTCTAGATTCCACAGCAAATGATATTGCAAATCTTTATAATAAATTAACAGATGAAATTTACGACTATAACAATAACGTTAAAAATAATTTAAATTTATTGTCAAATGAAATGATTGAGTCAACAAAACAAGCCTCATCACTTTTAGAATTATCAAAAAAATTTAATACTTATGGAGAAAACTCTATAAACACACTATTAAATGGAACTCAATTGACTGCTCAATCATCAAACAAATTAAATAACAGATTATATGATTTTAAAAATCAAATTAATAATCTGGCAAATAAACTTAAACTCACCAATAATAATGACATAATACAAATACTTACTATACTTCAAGATGATCCTTCCCTCATTGGAAATTTTATATCAAACCCTTTCAATATTAAAGAGCAAAATATATACACTATTTCAAACTTTGGATCAGCAATGGCTCCAGCATATACAACACTTGCAATATGGGTTGGTTCCATAGTACTTGTGGCAATTTTCAAAACAGATGCAGACAGATTTAAGGGAGACGAAAATTTCACCCCAAAAGAAAGATATCTTGGTAAAATGAGTACATTTATAGCTTTTGCATTAACTCAAGGTTTTGTCGTAGCATTTGGTGACAGATTTTTAATTAATGTTCAAATGGCTAATACATTCTTAGCAATAATAGTAGCTCTAATTTCAGCTTTTACATTTACTGTAATTACCTACACACTAGTTTCTATCTTTGGAAATGGTGGAAAAGCTATGTCTATAATTCTCATTATAACCCAGATTTTTGGGAGCGGTGCAACATACCCGATACAACTCGATCCGCATATATTTCAAATAATACAACCTTTATTGCCATTTACCTACTCTGTTAGTGGATTTAGAGAAGCTATTGCCGGACCTCTTGTAAGCTCTGTATTTATAGATTTCACATTTATGATATTGACATCGATATTCTTTATAATATTAGGTTTATTTTTAAAGAAACCGCTTCAGAATAAAATCTATAAGATAAAAACAAACTTAAAGAAATCTGGTATAGGTGATTGA
- a CDS encoding YhgE/Pip domain-containing protein, producing the protein MKIILKLLQRDIKSIIKYPSVFALILLLCFLPSSYAWISIKTSWDPYSNTSKMPIGIVNNDTGANFKGKNINVGNEIVKDLKKNKSINWIFIDDWQGNYKLNSGKYYSLIEIPSDFSSKLLTLISTSPEKPNIIYKSNEKMNGIATKITDSAKAQLADNIKSTFIETINKEILKELNPKGKKLEIDKPKILQLKDDLPGSINTVNQIKNQIYNENSDSENLNNYLGEMQSNNLPKLSKEINNLHNIIYQSKDITLLTRDSLTSIQENLKNDINEMESKEYEIQSLLNNIKNIIDESGGSSINQNIIDNMIYLNNILLTKTNTNIKILTSINGVIHLDTVNELINSLVKLRNNLNSENYYLANLKKLINDNSTKDSINAVIDNLLELNIQISDIIVNFSNGFYSGTYNTLNLLSNTLTSNLDRIDSSLDIIQGLKPELNTMASLGITNNNNLVDQRNNIDKKLTDIKDKLNNLYSKMNYINDSNLNSIINIMEKNPDTISNFISSPIKVKNVELYNSGLFGYGVTPFYTTLAIWVGALLLCTILTTKCKDLAGKQKTTLTHKYFAKCLLFLIISIIQTIIIILGNIFIVGVNPENPWLMIGFALICSFTFTIIITTLVFLLGNIGKAISVIIMVFQIAGAGGIYPIKTLPQIFGVLAPLWPFTYAINGFREAIAGPIWANVFKDSFYLISFAAAFLLISTLKKPLHKLTEKFECEFEKSDL; encoded by the coding sequence TTGAAAATAATACTTAAATTACTACAAAGAGATATTAAAAGCATAATAAAATATCCATCAGTATTTGCATTAATTTTATTACTGTGTTTCCTGCCATCTTCCTATGCCTGGATTAGCATTAAAACCTCATGGGATCCCTATTCAAACACAAGTAAAATGCCAATAGGAATTGTAAATAATGATACTGGTGCAAACTTTAAAGGTAAAAATATAAATGTTGGAAATGAAATTGTTAAAGATCTGAAAAAGAACAAATCTATAAATTGGATTTTTATAGATGATTGGCAGGGAAATTATAAACTTAATTCTGGAAAATATTATTCACTTATAGAAATACCTTCGGATTTTTCAAGTAAACTTTTAACACTAATCTCAACTTCTCCTGAAAAACCAAATATAATATATAAATCAAATGAAAAAATGAATGGAATAGCAACTAAAATTACGGACTCAGCAAAGGCTCAACTTGCGGATAATATAAAATCAACATTTATAGAAACAATTAATAAAGAAATTTTAAAAGAGTTAAACCCTAAAGGTAAGAAACTAGAAATAGACAAGCCTAAAATCCTACAACTTAAGGATGATTTACCTGGCTCTATAAACACAGTAAATCAAATAAAAAATCAAATATATAATGAAAATTCCGATTCTGAAAATTTAAATAACTATCTTGGTGAAATGCAGAGTAATAATTTACCAAAACTATCTAAAGAAATAAATAACCTTCACAATATTATATATCAAAGCAAAGATATTACTCTATTAACCAGGGATTCTCTAACCTCTATTCAGGAAAACTTAAAAAATGACATCAATGAAATGGAATCAAAAGAATATGAAATACAATCATTACTAAACAACATAAAAAATATAATTGATGAGAGTGGGGGATCTTCTATAAATCAAAATATCATAGATAATATGATATACTTAAATAATATTCTATTAACCAAAACAAATACAAATATTAAAATTTTAACTTCGATTAATGGAGTAATCCATTTAGATACCGTGAATGAACTAATAAATTCATTAGTAAAGTTAAGAAATAATTTAAATTCTGAAAACTATTATTTAGCGAACTTAAAAAAGTTAATAAATGATAATTCAACAAAAGATTCTATAAATGCAGTAATAGATAATCTTCTAGAACTCAACATACAAATATCTGACATCATAGTGAATTTTTCTAACGGATTTTATTCTGGAACATATAACACTTTAAATTTATTATCAAATACATTAACATCAAACTTAGATAGAATAGATTCTTCCCTAGATATAATTCAAGGACTCAAACCTGAGTTAAATACAATGGCAAGCTTAGGTATAACAAACAACAATAATTTAGTTGATCAAAGAAATAATATTGACAAAAAACTAACTGATATTAAAGATAAGTTAAATAATCTTTATAGCAAAATGAATTATATAAATGACAGTAATTTAAATTCAATAATCAATATAATGGAGAAGAATCCTGACACTATATCAAATTTTATATCATCACCTATTAAGGTTAAAAATGTTGAACTATATAATTCGGGATTATTTGGATATGGAGTAACTCCATTTTACACAACTCTTGCAATATGGGTTGGTGCACTTCTTCTATGTACCATACTAACAACAAAATGCAAAGATCTTGCAGGCAAACAAAAAACAACACTCACTCATAAATATTTTGCAAAATGCCTTTTATTTTTAATAATTTCAATTATACAAACTATAATTATAATACTTGGAAATATATTTATAGTCGGAGTAAATCCTGAAAATCCATGGCTTATGATAGGATTTGCACTTATCTGCAGCTTTACATTCACTATAATCATAACCACACTAGTTTTTTTACTTGGGAATATAGGGAAAGCCATTTCTGTTATAATAATGGTTTTTCAAATAGCGGGTGCAGGAGGTATATATCCTATAAAAACTTTACCTCAAATATTCGGAGTACTTGCTCCTTTATGGCCATTTACATATGCTATAAATGGTTTTAGAGAGGCAATAGCTGGTCCTATATGGGCCAATGTATTTAAAGATTCCTTCTATCTCATATCCTTTGCGGCTGCATTTTTACTTATATCTACATTAAAAAAGCCTTTACACAAATTAACGGAAAAATTCGAATGTGAATTTGAAAAATCTGATCTATAA
- a CDS encoding ArsR/SmtB family transcription factor, with the protein MDKDFTKYDEKVEILKVLAHPIRLCIVKGLLEKGECNVSYMQDCLGIPQSTLSQHIQKLRTAKIIEGKRNGLEIHYKICNPLVVKLLKVLF; encoded by the coding sequence ATGGATAAGGATTTTACAAAATATGATGAAAAGGTAGAAATTCTTAAGGTATTAGCACACCCTATTAGACTATGTATTGTTAAGGGATTACTCGAAAAGGGAGAGTGCAATGTCAGCTATATGCAAGATTGCCTTGGAATACCTCAATCTACCTTATCTCAACATATACAGAAGTTAAGAACAGCAAAGATCATTGAAGGTAAACGAAATGGACTTGAAATTCACTATAAAATTTGTAATCCATTAGTTGTTAAATTACTTAAAGTTTTGTTCTAA
- a CDS encoding CoA-disulfide reductase — protein MSKKILVVGGVAGGASTVARLRRLDESAEIIMFERDEYISFANCGLPYYIGETIKEREKLLVQTPESMHDRFNIDVRINSEVIGIDVNKKTVKVNSKNKGIYEESYDYLVLSPGARAIRPNIEGINSNRIFTLRNIPDTDNIKSLVDKKGIKSAVVIGGGYVGVEITENLNEKDLKVTLVEAAPHILAPFDSDIVVTAEKELVENDINLILNDGVKSFKDNGNNIEVTLNSNTKITADLVILAIGVTPDTNFIKDSGINLGVKSHILVNNKMETNIKNIYAVGDAIEVVDFVSKQNTAIPLAGPANKQGRIAADNIAGLNSTYKGTQGTAIIKIFDLTAASTGNNERTLKRLNIPYKVIYVHPVSHASYYPDALPLTLKLIFNDEGKILGAQAIGYDGVDKRIDVIAATMRLGGSVSDLTELELCYAPPFSSAKDPVNMAGFVAENVLSGKMEVITPEEYSNYNKENTILLDVRTDIEFNNGHIEGALNIPVDNLRERLKELDKNKEIIEYCQVGLRGYVASRILSQNGFKVKNITGGYKSMSILNFTPKKSKESNTDSEKLVLDQDTQVVKSKLALDDLNYDKSLNACGLCCPGPLMQVKASIDDLTDGQIIKVTASDPGFYEDIKAWCQRTNNELVNLSKNKGNITAFIKKNSNKTKVKNHIESTAIVKDNKTLVVFSGDLDKAIASFIIANGAASMGKKVTMFFTFWGLNILRKHEKVPVKKSLMDSMFGFMMPRGSKRLKLSKMNMMGMGGKMIRIIMKNKNVTSLEDLIKSAIDSGVEIVACQMSMDVMGLSKEELIDGVKIGGVGYYLGEAEDSNVNLFI, from the coding sequence ATGAGTAAAAAAATATTAGTTGTTGGTGGGGTTGCAGGAGGAGCATCTACAGTTGCAAGACTTAGAAGATTAGATGAAAGTGCAGAAATAATAATGTTTGAAAGAGATGAGTATATATCTTTTGCAAATTGTGGTTTACCTTATTATATAGGTGAAACAATTAAAGAAAGAGAAAAGCTCCTAGTTCAAACACCTGAAAGTATGCATGATAGATTCAATATAGATGTAAGAATTAATAGTGAGGTTATTGGCATTGATGTTAACAAAAAGACAGTAAAAGTAAATAGTAAGAATAAAGGAATCTATGAGGAAAGTTATGATTATTTAGTTTTGTCTCCTGGTGCAAGGGCTATCAGACCAAACATAGAAGGTATAAACAGCAACAGAATTTTTACCTTAAGAAACATACCTGATACAGATAATATAAAATCATTAGTCGATAAAAAAGGTATAAAAAGTGCTGTTGTCATCGGTGGTGGTTATGTCGGTGTTGAAATAACAGAAAACTTAAATGAAAAAGATCTAAAGGTTACTTTAGTTGAGGCCGCACCTCATATTCTTGCACCATTTGATTCAGATATAGTGGTTACAGCTGAGAAAGAACTTGTAGAAAATGACATAAATTTAATATTAAATGATGGAGTGAAGTCCTTTAAAGATAATGGGAATAATATTGAAGTTACCCTAAATAGTAATACTAAAATTACTGCCGACTTAGTAATATTAGCTATTGGTGTAACTCCTGATACTAATTTTATAAAAGATAGTGGAATAAATCTTGGAGTTAAAAGCCATATATTAGTAAACAATAAGATGGAAACAAATATTAAAAATATTTATGCTGTTGGAGATGCAATTGAAGTAGTTGATTTTGTTAGCAAGCAAAATACTGCAATACCTTTAGCTGGACCAGCAAATAAACAGGGAAGAATAGCTGCAGATAATATAGCAGGACTAAATTCAACTTATAAAGGCACTCAAGGTACTGCAATAATTAAAATTTTTGACTTAACGGCTGCAAGTACAGGAAATAATGAAAGAACTCTAAAGAGACTAAATATACCTTACAAAGTTATTTATGTACATCCAGTATCTCATGCATCTTACTACCCTGATGCTCTTCCTCTAACATTGAAACTTATATTTAATGATGAAGGTAAAATTTTAGGTGCTCAAGCAATAGGTTATGATGGAGTTGATAAAAGAATTGATGTTATTGCTGCAACAATGAGACTTGGCGGCTCGGTATCAGATTTGACAGAACTTGAATTGTGTTATGCACCACCATTTTCTTCAGCAAAGGATCCTGTAAATATGGCTGGCTTTGTAGCTGAAAATGTCCTTTCTGGAAAAATGGAAGTTATTACTCCAGAAGAATATTCTAATTACAATAAAGAAAATACTATTCTTTTAGATGTACGTACAGACATAGAATTCAATAACGGTCATATTGAAGGTGCTTTAAACATTCCAGTAGATAACTTAAGAGAAAGACTTAAAGAACTGGATAAAAACAAGGAAATAATTGAGTATTGTCAGGTTGGTCTTAGAGGGTATGTTGCATCAAGAATATTATCTCAAAATGGATTTAAAGTTAAAAATATAACTGGCGGATACAAGAGTATGTCAATTTTAAATTTTACTCCTAAAAAATCCAAAGAAAGTAATACTGATTCTGAAAAACTAGTTTTAGACCAAGATACACAAGTTGTAAAGTCAAAATTAGCTCTAGATGATTTGAACTATGATAAAAGTCTTAATGCTTGTGGGCTTTGCTGTCCTGGTCCACTTATGCAAGTTAAAGCGTCTATAGATGATTTAACTGACGGTCAGATTATTAAGGTAACCGCTTCTGACCCTGGTTTTTACGAAGATATAAAAGCATGGTGCCAAAGAACTAACAATGAACTTGTTAACTTAAGTAAGAATAAAGGTAATATTACTGCCTTTATAAAAAAAAACAGTAATAAGACTAAAGTAAAAAATCATATTGAATCTACTGCAATTGTAAAAGATAATAAGACATTAGTTGTATTTAGTGGAGACCTGGATAAAGCAATAGCTTCCTTTATCATAGCAAATGGAGCTGCCTCAATGGGTAAAAAAGTTACTATGTTCTTTACATTCTGGGGATTAAATATTCTAAGAAAACATGAAAAGGTACCTGTAAAGAAAAGTCTTATGGATTCTATGTTTGGCTTTATGATGCCAAGAGGCAGTAAAAGGTTAAAGCTATCCAAAATGAACATGATGGGTATGGGTGGAAAAATGATAAGAATTATTATGAAAAATAAAAATGTAACCTCTCTTGAAGATCTAATTAAATCGGCCATAGATAGTGGTGTAGAGATAGTAGCTTGTCAAATGTCTATGGATGTTATGGGACTTAGCAAAGAAGAGCTTATCGATGGTGTTAAAATAGGCGGAGTTGGATATTATCTAGGCGAAGCTGAGGATTCAAATGTTAACTTATTTATCTAA
- a CDS encoding alpha/beta fold hydrolase produces the protein MKTLLNNIPCLVFSPCNEDKNTSTVFFYHGWSSCKENHIFTGEILSKFGYRVIMPDSIHHGERGSLDYNDFEIGKEYFFKTIFKSIDEFKDIFEEVQQKFNIDGNSVAVMGHSMGGFIASGIFANYKSIKTMVCFNGGTSYNMAVGELTKADKNFRISEEDDYMIKKYDPLTKLMREDNLRPIFILHGEADEIVPISIQNYFYNKIIPLYKKTPEILKFDKIARLNHYVTVGMLKSAIEWLDLYA, from the coding sequence ATGAAGACATTACTTAACAATATTCCTTGTCTTGTATTTTCACCATGTAATGAAGATAAAAATACATCAACCGTATTTTTTTATCATGGATGGAGTTCTTGTAAAGAGAATCATATATTTACTGGAGAAATACTTTCAAAATTTGGGTATAGAGTTATCATGCCAGATTCCATTCATCATGGAGAACGAGGAAGCTTAGATTATAATGATTTTGAAATTGGAAAAGAATATTTTTTTAAGACAATATTTAAATCAATAGATGAATTTAAAGATATCTTTGAGGAAGTACAGCAAAAATTTAATATAGATGGGAATAGTGTAGCTGTAATGGGACATTCGATGGGTGGGTTTATCGCATCTGGAATATTTGCAAATTATAAGAGTATTAAAACAATGGTTTGCTTTAATGGTGGAACTTCTTATAATATGGCAGTAGGTGAATTAACTAAAGCAGATAAGAATTTTAGAATATCTGAAGAAGATGACTATATGATAAAAAAATATGATCCTCTAACTAAATTAATGAGAGAAGATAATTTAAGACCTATATTTATTTTACATGGAGAAGCTGATGAAATAGTCCCAATTTCAATACAGAACTATTTTTATAATAAAATTATACCATTGTATAAAAAAACACCAGAAATTTTGAAATTTGACAAGATAGCGAGATTGAATCATTATGTCACAGTTGGAATGCTTAAATCGGCGATTGAATGGCTGGATTTGTATGCCTAA
- a CDS encoding glutamine--tRNA ligase/YqeY domain fusion protein, with protein MENTQGKTNFIRNIVAEDLKEGRCKQVITRFPPEPNGYLHIGHAKSIILNFELADEFDGKTNLRFDDTNPLKESTEYVKSIKEDVKWLGYDWDNMCFASDYFDEMYKRAILLIKKEKAYVCDLTSDQIREYRGTLTEPGTESPYRNRSIDENLSLFSRMQKGEFKDGEKVLRAKIDMSSPNINMRDPILYRISHTEHHNTRDKWCIYPMYDFAHPLEDAIEGVTHSICTLEFEDHRPLYDWIINECEMENRPHQYEFARLNLTNTVMSKRKLKSLVDGNYVDGWDDPRMPTIAGLRRKGYTPEAVRNFCREIGVAKASSIVDERMLEHFVREDLLPKVPRTMAVMKPIKVIITNYPEGKIEMLTAENNLDDPNAGVREIPFSREIYIDSADFMENPPKKYYRLYKGNEVRLKNAYFVKCNEVIKDDDGNVVELHCTYDPETKSGSGFKGRKVKGTIQWVEASNAVPAEFRLYEPLILDEALKESEDENKSFLDFVNPNSLEVLHGFVEPYVKNAKPQDKFQFVRIGFFNVDPKYTENNKLVFNRIVSLKSSFKIDKK; from the coding sequence ATGGAAAACACTCAAGGTAAAACGAATTTTATAAGAAATATTGTTGCAGAGGATTTGAAAGAAGGAAGATGCAAGCAGGTGATAACCCGTTTTCCACCAGAGCCAAATGGTTATTTACATATAGGTCATGCAAAATCCATAATACTTAATTTCGAACTGGCAGATGAATTTGACGGAAAAACGAATTTACGTTTTGATGATACAAATCCTTTAAAAGAAAGTACAGAATATGTTAAATCAATTAAGGAAGATGTTAAATGGCTCGGTTATGATTGGGACAATATGTGTTTTGCTTCAGATTATTTTGATGAGATGTATAAAAGGGCAATTCTTTTGATAAAGAAGGAGAAGGCCTATGTATGCGATTTGACATCTGATCAAATTAGAGAATATAGAGGAACTCTAACTGAACCTGGCACAGAAAGTCCTTATAGAAATAGATCGATTGATGAAAACTTAAGTTTATTCAGTCGTATGCAGAAAGGCGAATTTAAAGATGGAGAGAAGGTACTTAGGGCTAAAATTGATATGTCATCTCCAAACATAAATATGAGGGATCCTATTTTATATCGTATATCTCATACAGAACACCATAATACCAGGGATAAATGGTGTATATATCCTATGTATGATTTTGCACATCCATTAGAAGATGCTATAGAAGGTGTTACCCATTCAATTTGTACATTGGAATTTGAAGACCATAGGCCATTATATGATTGGATTATAAATGAGTGCGAGATGGAGAACAGGCCACATCAATATGAATTCGCAAGGTTAAACTTAACTAATACTGTTATGAGTAAGAGGAAACTGAAGTCGCTGGTTGATGGAAATTATGTAGATGGATGGGATGACCCTCGTATGCCAACCATTGCCGGTTTAAGGAGAAAAGGATATACTCCAGAAGCAGTAAGAAACTTTTGCAGGGAAATTGGCGTAGCAAAAGCGAGCAGCATAGTTGATGAAAGAATGTTAGAGCATTTTGTAAGAGAGGATTTACTTCCGAAGGTTCCAAGAACTATGGCAGTTATGAAACCTATAAAGGTTATCATAACGAATTATCCTGAAGGAAAAATAGAAATGCTTACAGCAGAAAATAACCTTGATGATCCTAATGCGGGTGTGCGAGAGATACCATTTTCAAGGGAAATATATATAGACAGTGCTGATTTTATGGAAAATCCACCTAAAAAGTATTATAGATTATATAAAGGAAATGAAGTCAGATTAAAAAATGCATACTTTGTGAAATGTAATGAAGTTATAAAAGATGATGACGGCAATGTAGTGGAACTTCATTGTACTTATGATCCGGAGACAAAAAGTGGTTCCGGATTTAAAGGAAGGAAAGTTAAAGGTACAATTCAGTGGGTTGAGGCATCAAATGCAGTACCGGCAGAATTTAGACTATATGAACCTTTAATACTTGATGAAGCACTTAAAGAATCTGAGGATGAAAATAAGTCATTTTTAGATTTTGTAAATCCAAATTCACTTGAGGTGCTTCATGGATTTGTTGAACCTTATGTAAAGAATGCAAAGCCACAAGATAAATTTCAGTTTGTAAGAATAGGATTTTTCAATGTAGATCCTAAATATACTGAAAATAATAAACTGGTGTTTAATAGAATAGTATCTTTAAAGAGTTCTTTTAAAATAGATAAAAAGTAA
- the gap gene encoding type I glyceraldehyde-3-phosphate dehydrogenase, whose product MSIKIAINGFGRIGRAVLRIAQNNLDSKVEIVAINARADNETLAHLFKYDSCYGKFNGSIEIDDNFLIVNGNKIRVFREDDPENLPWGKLGIDMVIESTGKFKTKQDLSKHLKAGAKKVVLTAPAKGEDITVVMGVNEGKLNMDKHNIISNASCTTNCLAPFTKVLNDKFGIVKGLMTTIHSYTNDQRILDKTHKDLRRARAAGESIIPTTTGAAKATEKVIPELKGKLNGFSVRIPTPTVSLTDLVCELSRPVTRDEVNDVLKEASEGSMKGILGYSEEPLVSIDYRGDERSSIIDGLSTMVICDNMVKVVSWYDNEWGYSCRVVDLVNYIANLMKCSKEKLSKEKVNIA is encoded by the coding sequence ATGTCTATAAAAATTGCTATCAATGGTTTTGGGAGAATAGGAAGAGCAGTTCTAAGGATTGCACAAAATAACTTGGATTCGAAAGTAGAAATTGTTGCTATAAATGCGAGAGCGGATAATGAAACATTAGCACATTTATTTAAGTATGATTCTTGCTATGGTAAGTTTAATGGAAGTATAGAAATTGATGATAATTTCCTTATAGTTAATGGAAATAAAATAAGGGTATTTAGGGAAGATGACCCTGAAAATTTACCTTGGGGTAAACTTGGAATAGATATGGTCATAGAATCTACTGGAAAATTTAAAACTAAGCAGGACTTAAGCAAGCATTTAAAAGCTGGAGCCAAGAAGGTTGTCTTAACAGCACCGGCAAAGGGAGAAGATATAACAGTAGTAATGGGTGTTAATGAAGGAAAGCTCAATATGGATAAGCATAATATAATTTCTAATGCATCATGTACTACAAATTGTCTTGCACCTTTTACTAAAGTGTTAAATGATAAATTTGGTATAGTAAAAGGGCTTATGACAACAATACACTCCTATACTAATGACCAGAGAATTTTGGATAAGACGCATAAAGATTTAAGAAGGGCAAGAGCTGCAGGAGAATCAATAATACCAACTACTACGGGAGCTGCTAAAGCAACCGAAAAGGTTATACCAGAGCTTAAGGGAAAATTAAATGGATTCTCAGTAAGAATACCTACACCAACTGTTTCATTAACAGATTTGGTTTGTGAATTATCAAGACCTGTAACTAGAGATGAAGTTAATGATGTGCTTAAGGAAGCATCAGAAGGAAGTATGAAAGGAATATTAGGGTATTCAGAAGAACCATTGGTATCTATAGATTATAGAGGAGATGAGAGATCATCTATAATTGATGGATTATCTACCATGGTTATATGCGATAATATGGTGAAAGTAGTTTCATGGTATGATAATGAGTGGGGTTATTCATGCAGGGTTGTTGATTTAGTAAATTATATAGCTAATCTTATGAAATGCAGTAAGGAAAAGCTAAGTAAGGAAAAGGTAAATATTGCTTAA